From Eleftheria terrae, the proteins below share one genomic window:
- a CDS encoding bifunctional alpha/beta hydrolase/class I SAM-dependent methyltransferase, translating to MTRVHTEHQFETHDQQSLYYRRWAVVPGQPRQGVVVLLHRGHEHSGRMAHLVDELQLADHEFYAWDARGHGRSPGRRGHSPSFATSVRDLQSFVDHLAHVHGVKQEDIHVVAQSVGAVLAATWLHDYAPRVRGVTLASPAFQVKLYVPFARAGLKLLTALRGDFFVNSYVKARFLTHDAERIASYERDPLITRPISAKVLLGLYDAAERVVGDAAAITAPVQLLISGADWVVHAAPQHRFFERLSSPVKEKHVLPGFYHDTLGERDRATAVRSIRDFILKLAEQRPQRPSLLDAHQRGPTFEESQALARPLPASSPRGLYWAATRAGMKLGGLLSDGVKLGHATGFDSGSTLDYIYRNQARGRGPVGRLIDRNYLNAIGWRGIRQRKLHVEELLGRAMQRVRSRHLPVQLMDIAAGHGRYVLDAVAQQSQRPDSILLRDYSELNVRDGAALIRSRGLQDIARFVQADAFDRASLAASRPAPTVAVVSGLYELFGDNALVARSLAGLADAMPPGACLVYTNQPWHPQLELIARALTSHRQGQAWVMRRRTQQEMDQLVEAAGFQKIEQRIDEWGIFSVSLAVRNAG from the coding sequence ATGACACGCGTACATACAGAACACCAATTCGAAACGCACGATCAGCAGTCGCTCTACTACCGCCGCTGGGCCGTCGTGCCCGGCCAGCCGCGCCAGGGGGTGGTGGTGTTGCTGCACCGCGGCCACGAGCACTCGGGACGCATGGCGCACCTGGTGGACGAACTCCAGCTGGCCGACCATGAGTTCTATGCCTGGGACGCACGCGGCCACGGCCGCTCGCCCGGCCGACGTGGCCACAGCCCGAGCTTCGCGACCTCGGTGCGCGACCTGCAGAGCTTTGTCGACCACCTGGCCCATGTCCATGGCGTGAAGCAGGAAGACATCCATGTGGTGGCACAGAGCGTGGGCGCGGTGCTGGCTGCCACTTGGCTGCACGACTACGCGCCGCGCGTGCGCGGCGTGACGCTGGCATCGCCGGCCTTCCAGGTGAAGCTGTACGTGCCTTTCGCCCGCGCGGGACTCAAGCTGCTGACCGCCTTGCGCGGCGACTTCTTTGTCAACAGCTATGTCAAGGCCCGCTTCCTGACCCACGATGCCGAGCGCATCGCCAGCTACGAGCGTGACCCGCTGATCACACGGCCAATTTCGGCCAAGGTGCTGCTGGGCCTGTATGACGCGGCGGAGCGGGTGGTGGGCGATGCCGCGGCCATCACGGCGCCGGTGCAGCTGCTGATCTCGGGGGCCGACTGGGTGGTGCACGCGGCGCCGCAACACCGCTTCTTCGAGCGGCTGTCCAGCCCGGTGAAGGAAAAGCACGTGCTGCCGGGCTTCTATCACGACACCCTGGGGGAGCGCGACCGGGCCACAGCCGTGCGCTCCATTCGCGACTTCATCCTGAAGCTCGCCGAGCAGCGGCCTCAGCGGCCCTCCTTGCTCGACGCTCACCAGCGCGGGCCCACCTTTGAGGAGTCCCAGGCGCTGGCGCGGCCGCTGCCGGCCAGCTCGCCGCGCGGGCTGTACTGGGCCGCGACCCGGGCCGGCATGAAGCTCGGCGGCCTGCTCAGCGACGGTGTGAAGCTCGGACATGCCACCGGCTTCGATTCCGGCAGCACGCTCGACTACATCTACCGCAACCAGGCCCGTGGCCGTGGCCCGGTCGGCCGGCTGATCGATCGCAACTACCTAAATGCCATTGGCTGGCGGGGCATTCGCCAGCGCAAGCTGCATGTCGAGGAACTGCTGGGCCGGGCCATGCAGCGCGTGCGCTCGCGCCATCTGCCGGTGCAGCTGATGGACATCGCAGCCGGCCATGGCCGCTATGTGCTGGACGCGGTGGCGCAGCAGTCGCAGCGGCCCGACAGCATCCTGCTGCGCGACTACAGCGAGCTCAATGTGCGGGATGGTGCCGCACTCATCCGCTCGCGCGGCTTGCAGGACATTGCGCGCTTCGTGCAGGCCGACGCCTTCGACCGCGCCAGCCTGGCTGCCAGCCGGCCGGCGCCCACCGTGGCGGTGGTGTCCGGCCTCTACGAGCTGTTTGGCGACAACGCCCTGGTGGCCCGCTCGCTGGCCGGCCTGGCCGATGCGATGCCGCCGGGTGCCTGCCTGGTCTATACCAACCAGCCCTGGCACCCGCAGCTGGA
- a CDS encoding CDP-alcohol phosphatidyltransferase family protein, whose protein sequence is MSIYQLKPRFQALLRPAVAGLARRGVTANQVTLAACAASVALGLALYVVRPAPAWLALLPLWLFLRMALNAVDGMLAREHGQQSRLGAYLNELTDVLSDAALYLPLAAYAPFDGFWIATIALLAALSEMAGVLGQTLGASRRYDGPMGKSDRAFVFGALALAMAVAHPLPPWAGAILPLVAALTAWTVCRRVARGLSEATARPPG, encoded by the coding sequence GTGTCCATCTATCAACTCAAGCCGCGTTTCCAGGCCCTGCTGCGGCCGGCGGTGGCCGGGCTGGCCCGCCGGGGCGTGACGGCCAACCAGGTGACGCTGGCGGCATGCGCCGCCTCGGTGGCCTTGGGCCTGGCGCTTTATGTGGTGCGGCCCGCGCCGGCCTGGCTGGCGCTGCTGCCGTTGTGGCTCTTCCTGCGCATGGCGCTCAATGCGGTCGACGGCATGCTGGCCCGCGAGCACGGCCAGCAGTCACGCCTGGGCGCCTACCTGAACGAGTTGACCGACGTGCTCTCGGATGCCGCGCTCTACCTGCCCCTGGCCGCCTATGCGCCATTCGACGGCTTCTGGATCGCCACCATCGCCTTGCTTGCCGCACTGAGCGAGATGGCGGGCGTGCTGGGCCAGACGCTGGGGGCCTCGCGCCGCTATGACGGCCCGATGGGCAAGAGCGACCGGGCCTTCGTCTTCGGGGCGCTGGCCCTCGCCATGGCCGTCGCCCACCCGCTGCCGCCCTGGGCCGGAGCCATCCTGCCGCTGGTGGCGGCACTGACGGCCTGGACGGTCTGCCGGCGCGTGGCACGCGGGCTCAGCGAGGCGACAGCCCGCCCGCCAGGATGA
- a CDS encoding DUF2167 domain-containing protein — MRRVAAAALLTLGAAVLPAAPAWSGEAEPNASVQAGLDAELAAASQAAQAAQTVGPADIKVRDQAVLHLPKGYVWVPQTQANRLMRAMGNTVDNRMVGLVFPAGEEKWMVAAEFEPAGYVKDDDARDWDIDELYTSLKDGTEAGNEDRKSRGFQELEIGPWVEKPTYDSSNHRLVWALSVRDKGAPADGTQSINYNTYALGREGYVSLNLITELKDIGQDKVHAATLLSALEYNAGKRYADFDASTDKVASYGLAALIAGGAAKKLGLFAVIGAFLAKFAKVALLAGAGLIAGVAKLFKRKAAAE, encoded by the coding sequence ATGCGCCGCGTGGCCGCCGCCGCGCTGCTGACCCTGGGGGCTGCCGTGCTGCCCGCCGCGCCCGCCTGGAGCGGCGAGGCGGAACCGAACGCTTCGGTGCAGGCCGGCCTCGATGCCGAGCTGGCCGCCGCCAGCCAGGCCGCACAAGCTGCGCAGACGGTGGGCCCGGCCGATATCAAGGTGCGTGACCAGGCGGTGCTGCACCTGCCGAAAGGCTATGTCTGGGTGCCCCAGACCCAGGCCAACCGCCTGATGCGCGCGATGGGCAACACGGTCGACAACCGCATGGTGGGTCTGGTGTTCCCGGCCGGTGAAGAGAAGTGGATGGTGGCGGCCGAGTTCGAGCCGGCAGGCTACGTGAAGGACGACGATGCCCGCGACTGGGACATCGACGAGCTGTACACCAGCCTGAAGGACGGCACCGAAGCCGGCAACGAAGACCGCAAGTCCCGCGGCTTCCAGGAGCTGGAGATCGGCCCCTGGGTGGAGAAGCCCACCTACGACAGCAGCAACCACCGCCTGGTGTGGGCCCTGTCGGTGCGTGACAAGGGCGCACCGGCGGACGGCACGCAGAGCATCAACTACAACACCTATGCGCTCGGCCGCGAAGGCTATGTCTCGCTCAACCTGATCACCGAGCTGAAGGACATCGGCCAGGACAAGGTGCATGCCGCCACCCTGCTGAGCGCGCTCGAGTACAACGCCGGCAAGCGCTACGCCGACTTCGACGCCTCCACCGACAAGGTGGCGTCCTACGGCCTGGCCGCCCTCATTGCCGGTGGCGCGGCCAAGAAGCTTGGCCTGTTCGCGGTGATCGGTGCCTTCCTCGCCAAGTTCGCCAAGGTCGCGCTGCTGGCAGGCGCCGGGCTGATCGCCGGCGTTGCGAAGCTCTTCAAGCGCAAGGCCGCTGCCGAGTGA
- a CDS encoding AAA family ATPase codes for MTQRRYRLGLVVGKFAPLHAGHEALVAFAAARCEQLLVLSYSRPEFLGCGVEARRRWLAERFPAHDCVVLDDSAIAQRCAERRLPPRGLPPNDADDATHQDFLGWLLAELLQRLPDAMFGSEAYVAPCAARLSHRLGHPVDGVLFDPQRRTVPVSASRLRASPADWDRHLAWPVRASLVQRVCLLGGESSGKTTLAAALAARHRTTWVPEYGRELWEQRAGRLQEGDMLHIAREQQAREDAALRTARRHLFCDTSVLTTCFYSLAMFGRVHPEVLARAGRRYALLVLCAPDFDFVQDGTRRDAGFRARQHDWYLQALQERGWPFVLAQGSLQQRLDRLSAYLPEGLPSEGG; via the coding sequence ATGACGCAGCGACGCTACCGGCTGGGCCTGGTGGTGGGCAAGTTCGCACCGCTGCACGCCGGGCACGAGGCGCTGGTGGCTTTCGCCGCTGCCCGCTGCGAACAGCTGCTGGTGCTGAGCTACAGCCGGCCGGAGTTCCTGGGTTGTGGCGTCGAGGCGCGCCGCCGCTGGCTGGCCGAGCGATTTCCAGCGCACGACTGCGTGGTGCTGGATGACAGCGCCATCGCCCAGCGCTGTGCCGAACGCCGGCTGCCGCCGCGCGGCCTGCCGCCCAACGATGCGGACGATGCCACGCACCAGGACTTCCTCGGCTGGCTGCTGGCCGAGCTGTTGCAGCGCCTGCCGGACGCCATGTTCGGCAGCGAGGCCTATGTGGCGCCCTGCGCAGCGCGTCTGTCGCATCGCCTGGGGCATCCGGTGGACGGCGTGTTGTTCGACCCGCAACGCCGCACGGTGCCGGTGAGCGCCAGCCGGCTGCGCGCCAGTCCGGCGGACTGGGACCGGCACCTCGCATGGCCGGTGCGGGCGTCGCTGGTACAGCGGGTCTGCCTGCTGGGCGGCGAGTCGAGCGGCAAGACCACCCTGGCCGCGGCGCTCGCGGCACGCCACCGCACCACCTGGGTCCCCGAATACGGGCGAGAGCTGTGGGAGCAGCGGGCTGGCCGCCTGCAAGAAGGCGACATGTTGCACATTGCCCGCGAGCAACAGGCGCGTGAGGATGCGGCACTGCGCACGGCCCGCCGTCACCTGTTCTGCGACACCTCGGTGCTCACCACCTGCTTCTACAGCCTGGCGATGTTCGGCCGGGTGCATCCCGAGGTGTTGGCGCGCGCGGGGCGCCGCTATGCCCTGTTGGTGCTGTGCGCTCCCGACTTCGACTTCGTGCAGGACGGTACCCGCCGCGATGCCGGCTTCCGCGCGCGGCAGCACGACTGGTATCTGCAGGCTCTGCAGGAACGCGGCTGGCCGTTCGTGCTGGCACAGGGCTCGCTGCAGCAGCGGCTCGACCGCCTCTCCGCCTACTTGCCCGAGGGCCTGCCAAGCGAGGGAGGCTGA
- the pnuC gene encoding nicotinamide riboside transporter PnuC — protein MTALEVAANLATTLSIALAARNSLHTWWPGIIGCVLFAAVFLQAKLYADLSLQVFFIGTSVLGWWRWRRGEQAGQPPVSRVPPWQVLAMALAAIAVTAGYGTLLHRLTDAYAPYLDSAVLALSVVAQLLLMQRRLETWPVWLAVNTLAVPLFASRELHLTAALYACYWLNAWVGWWRWRAQWQAAGAGR, from the coding sequence ATGACGGCGCTCGAAGTCGCGGCCAATCTCGCCACCACGCTGTCCATTGCATTGGCGGCGCGCAACAGCCTGCACACCTGGTGGCCCGGCATCATCGGTTGCGTGCTGTTCGCCGCTGTGTTCCTGCAGGCCAAGCTGTATGCCGACCTGAGCCTGCAGGTGTTCTTCATCGGCACCAGCGTGCTCGGCTGGTGGCGCTGGCGGCGCGGCGAGCAAGCCGGGCAGCCCCCGGTGTCGCGCGTGCCGCCCTGGCAGGTGCTGGCGATGGCACTGGCGGCCATCGCCGTCACGGCGGGCTACGGCACGCTGCTGCACCGGCTCACCGATGCCTATGCGCCTTACCTCGATTCGGCCGTGCTCGCCCTGAGTGTGGTCGCGCAGCTGCTGTTGATGCAGCGGCGGCTCGAGACCTGGCCGGTGTGGCTGGCGGTGAACACCCTGGCGGTACCGCTGTTCGCCTCCCGCGAGCTGCACCTGACCGCGGCGCTGTATGCGTGCTACTGGCTCAATGCCTGGGTCGGCTGGTGGCGCTGGCGGGCCCAGTGGCAGGCGGCAGGAGCGGGCCGATGA
- a CDS encoding AMP-binding protein, whose protein sequence is MALLPADVRRELFDPRRFPRLSARGREMLAWLRSHPSAPQFRNYSGHRLDSMAQWQVRWRSWRVRHGQVVIGPQGEPAAWVARFVRRTWRTVPHWQGRGACPARLQDIEPVTRADLSARIDDFVPPGLPLGRVLCFSTSGTTGHPLRVPSHPRVAAEYLAYHRRALARFGLELRAGTGQVGIVLAGYQRRCFTYVSVNPLQGDCGLAKINLHPGEWSRASDRAAYLDALAPELISGDPVSLVELMRLPLQHRPRALLSTSMALSPALRNRLAERFACPVLDLYSMNEVGPIAVFDPALDGFALLQPRLHVEILDAQGRTLPLGEPGEITVTGGFNPYLPLLRYRTGDHGRLERAACGTWVLRGLQGRAPVRFRTADGQWLNNIEVTHALQDLALTRYALHQHADGMLRLAVDSLLPLDGLAPALRARLGQLLGPLPLQLEPLHADDKVRQYTSDLA, encoded by the coding sequence ATGGCCTTGCTGCCGGCCGACGTGCGTCGCGAGCTGTTCGACCCGCGGCGCTTTCCCCGGCTGTCGGCCCGCGGCCGCGAAATGCTCGCCTGGCTGCGCAGCCACCCGAGCGCACCGCAGTTCCGCAACTACAGCGGCCATCGGCTCGACAGCATGGCCCAGTGGCAGGTGCGCTGGCGCAGCTGGCGGGTGCGCCACGGCCAGGTGGTCATCGGCCCGCAGGGCGAGCCGGCGGCCTGGGTGGCCCGCTTCGTCCGGCGGACCTGGCGCACGGTGCCCCATTGGCAGGGGCGCGGTGCCTGCCCGGCAAGGCTGCAGGACATCGAGCCGGTGACACGTGCCGACCTGAGCGCCCGCATCGACGACTTCGTGCCGCCCGGGCTGCCCCTCGGGCGCGTGCTGTGCTTCAGCACCAGCGGCACCACCGGACACCCGCTGCGCGTGCCCTCGCACCCGCGGGTGGCTGCCGAGTACCTGGCCTACCACCGGCGTGCGCTGGCGCGCTTTGGCCTCGAGCTGCGCGCTGGCACGGGGCAGGTGGGCATCGTGCTGGCCGGCTACCAGCGGCGCTGCTTCACCTACGTCTCGGTCAACCCGCTGCAGGGCGACTGCGGGCTGGCCAAGATCAACCTGCATCCCGGCGAATGGTCGCGCGCGTCGGACCGCGCGGCCTATCTCGACGCATTGGCGCCCGAGCTGATTTCGGGCGACCCGGTCTCGCTCGTGGAGTTGATGCGGCTGCCGCTGCAGCATCGGCCGCGGGCGCTGCTGTCGACCTCGATGGCGCTGTCGCCGGCGTTGCGCAACCGGCTGGCTGAGCGCTTCGCCTGCCCGGTGCTCGACCTGTATTCGATGAACGAGGTCGGCCCCATCGCTGTCTTCGATCCGGCACTGGACGGCTTTGCACTGCTGCAGCCCCGGCTGCATGTGGAGATCCTGGATGCCCAGGGCCGCACCTTGCCGCTGGGCGAGCCGGGCGAAATCACGGTGACCGGCGGCTTCAACCCCTACCTGCCCCTGCTGCGCTACCGCACCGGCGACCATGGCCGCCTCGAGCGGGCCGCCTGCGGCACCTGGGTGCTGCGCGGCCTGCAGGGCCGGGCCCCGGTCCGCTTTCGCACGGCGGACGGACAGTGGCTCAACAACATCGAGGTCACCCATGCCCTGCAGGACTTGGCCTTGACCCGATACGCCCTGCACCAGCACGCCGACGGCATGCTGCGGCTGGCGGTCGACAGCCTGCTGCCGCTGGACGGCCTGGCGCCCGCCTTGCGTGCCCGCCTCGGGCAGCTGCTGGGGCCACTGCCGCTGCAGCTGGAGCCGCTGCACGCCGACGACAAAGTGCGGCAATACACGAGCGATCTGGCATGA
- a CDS encoding YfaP family protein, with the protein MWRASVCSERPRWQAVLAFLLALGGGAASQAGEVQLDGPRGGWRDAGLLDDEDRPQVAYPYNLIDRGAQKGRTLIRGRLQAMQGERRPHTLVVNGNPMPLYTGKDGEFVRPYAFGAGSNSIEVRSPDGRPTRRVQFYETRGNGPRAAMRLIASWDDKQAEVDLHVVTPDGQHAYWGSPVLQGGGGLDVDSVDGAGPEMFSLAAPVKGTYHFYVNYWGNFGDAGYHFDETTRQRPVITVRLTLVSHENTAREKRETVVVPLRRIGDLTWVKSVAW; encoded by the coding sequence ATGTGGCGAGCTTCAGTGTGCTCTGAACGGCCGCGGTGGCAGGCCGTGCTGGCCTTCCTGCTGGCCCTGGGCGGTGGGGCGGCCAGCCAGGCGGGCGAGGTGCAGCTGGACGGCCCGCGCGGCGGCTGGCGCGACGCCGGCCTGCTGGACGACGAGGACCGCCCCCAGGTGGCCTATCCCTACAACCTGATCGACCGCGGTGCCCAGAAGGGCCGCACGCTGATCCGCGGCCGGCTGCAGGCCATGCAGGGCGAGCGGCGGCCGCACACCCTGGTGGTCAACGGCAACCCCATGCCGCTCTACACCGGCAAGGACGGCGAGTTCGTGCGTCCCTATGCCTTCGGCGCCGGTTCCAACTCCATCGAGGTGCGCAGCCCGGACGGGCGGCCCACGCGCCGGGTGCAGTTCTATGAGACGCGGGGCAACGGCCCCCGGGCTGCGATGCGGCTGATCGCCAGCTGGGACGACAAGCAGGCCGAGGTCGACCTGCACGTCGTCACGCCCGATGGCCAGCACGCCTACTGGGGCTCGCCGGTGCTGCAGGGCGGTGGCGGGCTGGATGTGGACAGTGTCGATGGTGCCGGCCCCGAGATGTTCTCGCTCGCCGCGCCGGTGAAGGGCACCTACCATTTCTATGTGAACTACTGGGGCAACTTCGGCGACGCCGGCTACCACTTCGACGAGACGACGCGCCAGCGCCCGGTCATCACCGTGCGGCTGACGCTGGTGAGCCACGAGAACACCGCCCGCGAGAAGCGCGAGACGGTGGTGGTGCCCCTGCGGCGCATCGGCGACCTGACCTGGGTCAAGTCGGTCGCCTGGTGA